The stretch of DNA ATTAGGGAAGTTTGGTGCAGCTAATCAGGATTCTCCAAACCATCGAAGCTATGATTATGCAATTGTCAGCTCAAAAAATATAAAAAGATTTTATAGTGAAGGTTTTGGTATTTCTGATGAAAAAGTCATAGTTACAGGGATTCCGAGAACAGATATATTCTTTGATGAAGAATATGGGGAGAAGATTATAAATAAAATTTATAGAGAACACCCTATTTTAAAAAATAAGAAAGTTATTTTATTTGCCCCTACTTTTAGAGGAGAAGGTAAAGATGATGCTTATTATCCAAAGGATAAATTTAATATTGAGACTTTTTTTGATTTATTAGGAGATATCGATAAAGATGAAGATGATTATTTATCCAATTGCATTTTAATAGTAAAACATCATCCTTTTATAAAAGAAAAAATGAATATTCCAAAGAAATACAAAGATCAGGTATTGGATTTATCAAGATATACAGAAATAAACGATTTATTGTTCATCACAGATCTTTTAATTACAGACTACTCCTCAGTTATCTTTGAAGCATCAATCTTAAATATTCCAATGCTATTTTATTCATATGATCTAGAAGAATATTCTAAAGATAGGGGATTTTATTTTGATTATAGAATTTTTGTTCCAGGAAAAATAGTTTTTAATCTTAAAGACTTAGTTAAAGCGATTTATCATAATGATTTTGAAACATTTAAAGTTCAAAAATTCAAAAATATGTTTTTCAATGATTTTGATGGTAAATCTTCACATAGAGTAGCTAATCTAATTTTAAAACTACTCAATAATGAATTTAATAATAAATAACTAATAATAACTAAAAATAATATTAAAAAGATAATAATAAAAAAATCAATAATAAACAAATATAAAAATATTAAATTAGAAAATGAATTAATATTAAAATTTAAAATAGTTTAATTTATTTTTGGAATGAGAATATATGGAAAAAATGCTAATTCGTTGTGGAACCTCTCCTTTAGATAATTTTAATCCTTCAAAAATGATTGTTAGAAATTCTATTGGTAATAATATTGGTAATTTAGTATATCAATTTTCAATATTTAGGGCATTGCTTAAAAAGGATGTTTCTCTAGTTTCTGATTATTATGGTGTTGATCGTGGATATATAACCTCAGCAAACTCTAAAAAAATTAATAAAAATTATTCTGCTTATATTTGTCCAATGGCAAATTCTTTTCGAGATAATTTTATTAAAAAGTTAAATAGATTCACAGAACTCTTTAAAAGCTTAGATATTCCTATTATTATTCCGGGTATTGGTCTTAGTGCAGATTTAAAAAGTGATGGATATGAAAATTTCTCATTTGACCAAGATGTTATTAATTTTGTGGAAAGTATAACTGAAAACGGAAATATAGTAGGGGTTAGAGGTAATGTAACTGGAAACTATCTTTCAAATTTAGGCTTCACTAAAAAAGAATTCATGGTTATTGGTTGTCCTTCAATGTTCACTTTTGGCAATCATTTAAAAATCAAAGATTTTATAATTGATGAAAATTCTAAAATATCTTTAAATTCTGCTCCATATGGTCATTTAATTGAAGAAATTATTTCAAAAACTATGAATGACTTTTCAAATTATTATTTTATTCCTCAAACTAAAAGTGAGCTAAAATTATGCTATTTAGGAAAACCTTCTTTAAAATTTAAAAATCATAATTATCCTACAAATATGGAATCAGATTCTTATAAAAATAACCGTGTTAAAGTGCCAATAAGTGTTTATACATGGATTAAATTTTTAAAATCTGTTGATTTAAGCTTTGGAGCAAGGTTACATGGAAATATCATGGCGGCCATTTCTGGAACACCAAGTATAATGATTGTTAAAGATGCTCGTATGAAAGATGTATCTGAATATCATGATTTAACAAGGATATATAAAGAGGACCTTAATGAGTTAAATTCTATACAGGATATTATAGATAATGTTAATTTCAAATCCCCTCTGAAGAATCATGAAAAACTTTTTAAAAATTATTTAAAGTTTTGGAAGAAAAATAATATAAAAACTGTTTTTGATCAAGATATAAATGTTAAAAGAGTTTATATAGATAAATTTATTGAAAAGATTCCTTATATGCCTCCTGTAGAAACTATTTCAAACCTTGAAAAAGAAGAATTTAATAATCGCATTAAAGAATATAGGTCTGAAAAAAAGATATGGAAAAATAAAAAATATCAAATTAAAAAGAAAAATGAATTTGAACAGATTAAATCTATGAAGATAGGCAAAAATAAAATATCAAAATTAATTAATTTTTATAAAAAATATAATTATTAGGATGTATTATTTAATATGGAATATAATAATTATTAGTAGATGTTTAATATGGAATATAATACTAATAATATTAATATCAATAATATTAAGAAATATTAATATTAATAATATTAGGAAATTTAATATTAATAATTTGTCAACTTCTAATTCACTGATTTTAATTATTTTATTAAAACTTTTAAATAAATTTGATATTTTATTTTTAAATAATAAAAGATTTATATATGTTTTAAGTTAATATATTTATAATTATATTTATTTTTTATTTTTTTCAGAGTAAAGGGCTATTTAATAGCTATTTTTATGATTCGTCATGTTAAACAATTTAATATATATTTGGGAGGCATTAAGATTAATTATAGATTTTCAATAATTTTGCCAGCTTATAATGTAGAAAATCATATTAGGGATACTTTAAATTCTTTAGTTAATCAATCTTTTCAAGATTTTGAAGTTATTCTCGTCAACGATGGTTCCACTGATTCAACTCAGAACATAATTGATGAATATTGTAATAAATATTCTAATTTTAAATATATTTATCAAGAAAATCAAGGTGTAGCTGTTGCTCGTAATAATGCATTGAAACTAGTAACTGGAGAATATATTGGATTTTTAGATCCTGATGGGGATCTTTTTTTTGAAGAAGCTCTTTATAATATTAATGAGACTATAAAATTTCATAAATCACAAAATACGATTCCTGATCTGATTATTGGTCCTCAAACTTCTTTTGATACATGGTCAAGAAGAGAATATAAAAATGCTAAAATACTTTCTCACTTAGATAATATTCTTCCTCATGATGAAAAAATAATTTGGACTATGTTGATACTAAATAAAATGTTTAGGAGAGAAAAACTCATTGAAACTGGAGTTAAAATGCCTCTTTTAACTCATTCTAGTGATGCTGGCTTTTTTTTCTCCTATCTATATCAGTGTGATAAAATTGTAGGTTGCCCTCACAATTTTTTATTATATAAAAAGAGATTATTCTCTGATGATTCTTCACTTTCACAAGATTCAAATTTAGATTCTGTTAATTCTTACTATAAATCTTATAAAATCATTTTAAACGCTTTCCAAGAGTATTGTGATAAATATAAGATTGAATTAATTAAACAAGGGAGAGAAAATGAATTAACGGGATTTAACAGATATATGTTGAATTATATTGATACTTTAAGATATAAAGAGTGCACAGCCTTATTTATAAAAATAACATACAGATTTTTTTGGAAAAGTGATGATAAAACATTGAAGAGAGTTAAAGAAATAATTGATGAGCTAAAAGAAGATATGTTTCCTCCAACTTGGGAGAAATGTATAAAAAGTAATAATGATTTAGATCTTAATAATTTGATTACTAGTCATAAAGAAATGGCTAAAAACCCAATAATTTCAATTGTTTTAGGCAACTTAAAAGTAGATTCAAATAAAGATTCAGACATTAATAACTTTAATATTAATAAAATTTCTTTAAATAGAATTATTCATAATATTTATAATTCTCATTTTCCGGCATTTGAATTAATAGTTCCTAATGAATTTAAATCAATCTTAGATGATAATGTAATTAATAAAGAAAATATTAAGTTTATTGAGTCTGACTATAGTCATGATTTTAAAAACAGGGCCATTGAATTATCTAAAGGAAAATATATGTTTTTTATTGAGGAAAATATTCTATTTTCTCCAAACTTATTTAAAAAAATGTTTGATAAGATTAATGGAAACGATTATAATTGGGTTATGGATCCAATGTGTTCTGTTATAGAAGACAAATTCTCAAATAATGATACTTATAATATCAATAAATTTTCTAAAAGAGAATTAATAAATTCTAATACAGAATATGATTGTTTTTTATCGGATAAACTATTTAATAAGGAATTTTTAAAAAATAATGATTTTAAGTTTTCTAATGATATTCGAGTAGATATTAAAAGGTTGTATGAAATTGGCAAATATAAAAAAATAAATGAAAATTTTATTTTAACAAATAATGAATACCTAAAAGCTCCTTTCATATCTTTAATTATTGATAATATGGATATATCTAATGAAAATTTCAATAAGCTACTTGAATCAATTTATACTCAGAATTTTAATTCTTTTGATGTTATTTTAAATGGAAAATTGAAATCTAAAGTTAATGAAGAATTTTTAGAAAAGTCAAACTTATCTATTTTAGAAACTGTTGAAAAATTTAACTTTAAAAAAATAGCCATAGAAAGGTCTAAATCAAAGTATGGATTTTTCATCGATGTTCCACTATATTTGGGTTCAAATTCATTAAAAAATCTTTTCTTTAATATTGAAAAAAAACAAAATATTAAAAGATCAGATAAAAATGGATACGCGTTTACATCTTCTCCTTTTTATTATTTTAATGATAATGATGGCGATAAAAAATTAATAAAAATTTTTTCTTCAAATTTATTAGCTTATACCTACAAAGATTTAAATTATTCTTCTTATAAGTCAAAGTTCATGATTTTTGATCTCTATTTATCAAATAAACTTTTTAATTTAGATATATTAAAGGAAAATAATATACATTTTGAAAATTCCTATGAAGATGTTTTAAATTTATACAAAAACTTCAAATTCTCTAAAATTAATCAAAAATCTATATTAACTTCTCTAAATCAGAAAAATCTTTTTAAATCAGGTTTTAACAATGGAAAAATACCTTTTTTAATTAATTTTCAATATTATATTCATAAGCTTATATTCATTATAATTATTTTAAGAAGAAATTTAAAAAACATTGCTAATTAAATATTATAAATAATACTACTATTAAAATTAAACAATTTTAATAGTATAATATTAAAGATAATAATATTTATTATAAATTTTGTTATTAAAGTTATTATTATAGTATCAATTATTATAGTATCTATTATATTTATTATTAAAAATATCTACAGGTGAATTTATGGAAATTTCTGTTGTTATTCCTAATTATAATGGTAATAAATTTCTTAAAGGATGTTTAGATTCATTAAAAGAAGAAAAAATTCATAAATTGCAAATTATTCTTGTTGATAATGCTTCTGTAGATAATTCAATAGAAATTTTTAAATCATATTTCGAAAAAAACAATGAAAATATCGAATATCATTTAATAGCTAATAATTCTAATCTTGGATTTTCTAAAGCTGTAAATCAAGGAATTGAATTAGTTGTAAATCGTGGAAGTGAATATGTTTGTTTATTGAATAATGATGTTGAAATTGATTCTAACTTTTTCAATAGACTATTTAATACTATAAATAATGATAAAAAGATTTTTAGTGTAAGTTCTAAGATGCTACAATATGATAACCCGGACTTAATTGATGATGCTGGTGATGAATATACTTTACTTGGTTGGACGAAAAAGTCAGGTGATGGGTTAGATAAATCAATAACAAGATATTCAAAGCCACGAGAAATATTTAGTAGCTGTGCAGGGGCTGCATTATATAGAACATCAATTTTCAATGAAATTGGATATTTTGATGAGAATTTTTTTGCATATATGGAAGATGTAGATATTGGGTATAGAGCTAGAATATTTGGATACAAAAATGTTTATTCTCCTGATGCTATTGTATATCATATTGGAAGTGGGTCAAGTGGAAGTAGGTATAATGAGTTTAAAATACCTTTAGCTGCTCGTAATAACATATGGGTTATATATAAGAATATGCCTTGGCCTCAAATACTATTAAATATAGGATTTTTAGCTATTGGATTTTTAATAAAATATATTTTTTTCATCAGGAAAGGTTATGGAGATTTATACCTAAAAGGATTAAAAGAAGGAATAAAAAATAGAAATAAAATAAAAAAAACAGAATTTAAAAGGAATAACTTAAAAAATTATTTTAAAATTCAATGGAGACTAATAATCAATACATTTAAACTTATTTACAAATAATTATAGAATTATTCTAATTATAGAATTATTTTAATTATGGAATTATTTTAATTATAGAATTATAGTGATTATAAATTTATAGTGATTATATGGATTTATCAATAATAATTGTTAATTATAAGACTTATGAATTAACAAAAAATACAATTAATTCTGTTTTAGAAACAACAGAGTCATCTTATGAGATTTTCATAGTTGACAATAATTCTCAAGATGGGAGTTATGAAAAATTAAAATCTTATTTTTCTCATTTTTCAAATGAAGCTTCCAATGGAAAGATAAATTTTATAAATAATCCAACTAATCAAGGATTTGCTGCTGCTAATAACATAGCTATTAAAAAATCTAAAGGGGACTTCATTCTTCTTTTAAATTCTGATACTATTGTAAAAGATGGCTCAATCGATGATTGTTTAAAATTTATAAAAAGTCATAATGATGTTGGGGCTGTTGGTTGTAAGATTCTTTTACCTAATGGTGATTTAGATAAATCTTGTAAACGTAGTTTTCCAAATCCTAAAAATTCTTTTTACAAGCTTTTTGGTTTTAATAAGATTAAAAATTCTAATTCCGATGATTATAATTTAGATAATCTTGATGATAATGGGATTTATGAAGTAGATAGCTTGGTTGGAGCGTTTATGCTTGTTAGAAAGGTAGCTATAAATGAAGTAGGTCTTTTAGATGAAGATTATTTTATGTATGGTGAAGATATTGATTGGTGCTATAGAATAAAAAGTGCTGGTTGGAAAATTATATACTATGGAAAATCTGAAATTATCCATTATAAAGGTGCAAGTAGCAAAAAACAAAAATCTAAGCTAATATTTGAGTTTTATAGAGCTATGTATCTTTTTTATAATAAACATTATGATAAAAAATACTCTTTTTTTACTAAATTATCGGTATATTTAGGTATAATCTTTCTTTTAACGATTAAATTAGTGTTCAATGTTTTTAAGAAATGATGCTGATTTAATTTCTATAAATATTAAATAATTAGTATTCATAATTGTATTTATATAAATTTATTTAAATTACAATAATGATATAAATAATAGTGATTATATTATATAATTGTATAATTATTTAACATATTAAAATATTATAATTTATATTAGTTCATCTCCAATATACATTATATCTAATTTATATCAACATATTAATAGGGATATTATGATAAAACAAAACCAAAGACTTTTAAATGCTATATTAATTACAACTGACGCCTTAGTGGTTGTTTTAGCATTTATTGCTGCTTGGTTTTTAAGATTTAAAACAACTATTTTTGGACCTTTGGGAGGATTTCTTCCATTTGAAAATTATTTGTTACTTGCACTATTTATTATTCCATTGTATTTAATTTTTTACTATTTTTCAGGATTATATAAGCCTTTTAGAAACCAATCAAGTATAATATCTGAGGCTACAGAGATTTTTAAAGTCAATTTAATGGCATTTATAGTTTTAATTGCATTATTATTTATTATAGATGAACCTAACTATTCAAGAAAGTTAATTTTTGTCTTTGCCTCTTTTAGTACTGTTTTTGCTATAATTGAAAGAGCAATATTTAGATCTATATTAAAACATATTAGATCTAATGATAAAAATCTTAAACATATTTTAATCGTTGGGGATGGAGAGTTAGCTATTAAATTTGCTAAAAAAATCATATCTAAGAAATATTTAGGCTATTCTATTAGTGGATTTTTAGGTTCTCATCATAAAATTGGTCATGTAATTGATGGAACTAATGGGGCTTCTGTTATTGGATTAATAGGTGATTTAGATGATTTTTTAGCTAATAATCAATATGATAGGGTTATAATAGCTATTCCTCTTAAATATTATGATAATTTAACTAGATTGGTGGATATTTGTGAAAATCATGGTGTAAAAGCTGAGATAATTCCTGATTATTATAGATATTTCCCTGCAAAGCCTTCTGTAGATATGATTGATGAATTACCTATTATCAATATTCGTTATGTCCCTTTAGATGATGCTTTAAATAGATTCATGAAAAAAATTTCTGATATTGTGATATCTTTAATAGCTATTATTATAACTTCTCCAATAATGATTTTAACAGCTATTGCTATTAAGATAAGTTCTCCAGGCCCTATTATTTTTAAACAAGAAAGAATTGGTTATCAAAGAATGCCTTTTATGATGTACAAGTTTAGAAGTATGAAGGTACAGGATGAATCTGAAGAGAAATCCGAATGGACTACTGAAGATGATCCTAGAAAAACTCGAATTGGGGATTTTATTAGGAAAACTAGTATTGATGAATTGCCTCAGTTTTTCAATGTTTTAAAAGGTGAAATGAGTGTTGTTGGTCCTAGACCTGAAAGACCTTTTTTTGTAGAGAAGTTTAGAGATGAAATTCCAAAGTACATGGTAAAACATCAAGTTAGACCAGGACTCACTGGATTGGCTCAAATACATGGGTATAGAGGAAACACTTCTATTAAAAGGCGTATTGAGTATGATATTGAATATGTAGAAAATTGGTATTTTGGTTTAGATGTTTTAATTATGTGGAAAACAATTTTAAAAGGTAATAAGAATGCTTATTAAATTTTCTTTATTAATTTTTAATTTGTAAATTTTTTAATATTTTTTTAATTAGCTTTTTATTAATTTTTAATTAATTTTTTAATACTTTTAAATATTTTTTAATATTTTTTAATTATTTTTTACTATATTTTATATTGCTACAAGGTTATTGTATGATTATAATTTTTTAAAATAATTGTAATAATATTTATATAATAGTTATTACTATTCTTTTAATAGTAATACTAAATTACTGTTAATTATTATAATAGTTATGTTAATAAAAGTTATAATAAGTTTCAAATATTTTTTGAAATCTGTGAGATCTGAATATCAAAATATTATATAACAGGTTTTTTATAAAAATCTTTGAATTAAATATAAAAATCTTTAAGTTAAATAATATAATTATATTATTAATATAATTAAAAATTTATATGGAGTTTTATATTTATAAAAAAGAGCTTTTTGTTTATAAAAAGAGTATTATAGTTGTAAAAGAGTATTATAATTGTTAAAATTTAATATTTATTTTAAAATATTACTCCTCATTTGCTCTTGGAAAAAGTTCTAGATATATAAAAAAATAATTAATATTTAATTGTGAGGGTTTGGTATGGATAATGAAATAATAGAAGAATATAACAAAATCAAGGATAAAATCTCTGAAGAAGAATTTTTAGAGAAAATGAATGAAAAAAAGAAAGATTATAAGGATATAAGCTTTATGAGTGATGTTGACATTGCTCGGACTGTTGTAGGGGAATATATCAATGAAAAAAATGAACATAGGTCTGAAAGTCAAGAACATGCAATGGATAAAATATCTAAATTAGAATCTGGAGCTCAAAATTTAAGTGTAATTGGCAGAGTAATTGGTATTTCAAATCCAAAAATTTTCACAAGTCGTAAAGGGAAAGATGGAAAACTAGCTAATTTAAAAATAGCTGATGATACTGGAGAAATAAGGGTAGTTTTATGGACTGAAAACATAAAATTATTAAAAAATTTTAATGAAGGAGATATTATTCAAATAAATAGAGTTGATGTTAAAGATGGTTATCAATCTGGAACTAAAGAAATTCATTTACAGCCACGTTCAACAATAAATGTTTTAGATAGTAATGATTATCCTAATTTTCCAGAATATGAGGAAATAATAACTCCTATAGATGAAATTGCCCCAGATACTACTGTAAATATTATTGCAAGACTAATAAGAGTTCCTAAAATTAGAAGCTATGAAAAAAATGGAAAAGACGGTAAAGTAACTTCTTTAGAACTACAAGATGAAACTGGAAAAATTAGTTATACATTATGGAATAAAGATACTGGCTTAATAAACAGTTTGGATATTAAGGAAGGAGATTCTTTAAAAATATTAGGTGCTTCTGCTAGAGAAAGAAATGGTGAAGTATCTTTATCTCATTGGGATGGAAGAATAGTTAAAGGGGATTTTGAAGTTCCAGAATATGAGGATAAAATCTTAAAAATTGCTGAAGCTCAGGAAATGAAAGATGTGACCTTACTTGGGATTGTCACTAAAATTCAAGATACTATAGAATTTGATAGAGCTGATGGTTCTAAAGGGGCTGTTAAATCTATTGAGGTAGCTGATGATACAGGTTCTATCCGAGTAACTCTTTGGGGTGATGATACTAAATTAAACATCAATAAAGGAGATATTATTAAAATTACTGGTGGAAACATTGAATTTGATGAATATACTGAAACTGGTTATAGAGTTAATACTAATTGGAACACTCAAATAATAACTAACCCTGATGAAGATAATAGCTTAATCGATCTTTTAAAAGATTATCAATCAAAACTAGGACCAATTAAAGTTGAAGTTATTCAAGAAATTGAGGAAGATGGTGAAGAGGTTGATGTTCTTGGTAGAATTATAACCATGCATGATCCAAGAGAGTTTCAAAGAGATGATGGTACTACTGGTTTAGTTAGATCTGGAGATTTAGCTGATGAAACCGGTGTTGTTAGGTTATCTTTTTGGGATGAAAAAGCTCAAAATAATTTTGAACCTGGAAATGCTTTTTTAATTGAGAATGCAAGGACTCGGATGGGTCTTTATTCAGTTGAACTTAATATAGGAAAAACTGCAAGAATTATAAAATTAGATGAAGATGAAACTGGTGATTTACCTTCTTTTTCAGAACTTGAGGACATGATTTATATTCCTAAAAAAATCGATGAATTAGAAGAAGATGATTCTAATATAAGAGTTTTAGCAAGAGTTATTGATATTCAAGATGTGAATGAATTCCAGAGACAAGATGGAACTCCTGGATTAGTTAGAAATATTGAAATTGGTGATGATACTGGAATTATAAGAACTACTCTTTGGAATGAACAAGCAAATAATCCTTATGAAGTTGGAGATGCATTAAAAATTGAAAATCCGAGGGTAACTTTTAGAAATGATAATCTTGAGTTAAGTATTAGTAATAATACTAAAATAACTAAGGCAAAAGATGATGAATTAGATGAATTACCTTCTTTTGAAGAGTTGGAAGAAATTTTATATAGATCTAAAAACATTGTTGATTTAGAGGATGATGATAGAAATATTAAGATTCAGGGGGCACTGGGTGATACTTTTGGTAATAATATTCTTTCTGCTAGATGTCCTAGCTGTAGCAATAGGTTAGATCAAATTGATGATGAATATGTTTGTGATTATTGTGGAGAAGATGTTGAAAAGCCAAGATATCTTTTAATGATTCCTGCTAGGATTGAGGATGATACTGGAGAAATTTCTATTACTTTCTTTGGTAAATTAGCTGAAAAACTTCTTGGAATGACTACTGATGAAGCAGCAGAGATTGTTGAAGAAAGTGCTGATGAAGGTGTTTTAGAAGGAAAAGTTGAGAATTTAGCAGGGCTTAGTATTAAAATTATTGCTGATGTTAATTTTGATGAATATAATGAAGAAATTAGATTAAATCCTAAAAAAATTATTTCTACAGAATTATAGTAGCTGATTTAGTAATTTATCTTTAGAACTATTAAATTATGAAATTTATAAATGAATTATAAAAGCAAAAATTATATAAATAAAATATAAATAATATAGGGATGAGTATTATGGTAGAACTTGAAGATTTGCCCAGTGTTGGGGAAAAAACCGCACAAAAATTAAGAGACGCCGGTTTCGCTGATATGATGAGATTAGCTACGGCTACTGCAAAGGAATTAGCTGTAAAAGCAGAAATTGGAGAAGGTGTTGCTGAAAAAGTTATTGAAGCAGCTAGAAAAGCAGAATCTATTGACTTTGAAACTGCATACGATGTTATGGAAAGAAGACGTGATGTTGGAAGGATTACAGTTGGAAGTGAAGCTTTCAATGAATTAATTGGTGGAGGAATTGAAACTCAATCTATTACAGAAGTTTTTGGTGAGTTTGGGTCTGGTAAAAGTCAAATTTCTCACGAATTAGCTGTAACTGTTCAACTTCCAAGAGATCTTGGGGGGCTTGATGGAGAATGTGTTTTTATAGATACTGAGAATACTTTCCGTCCAGAAAGAATTGAACAAATTTCTGATGGTTTTGAACTTGATCATGAAGAGGTTTTACAAAAAATTCATATTGCTAGAGCTTTTAATTCTGCTCATCAGATTTTAATGGCAGATAAAATTAATGAATTGATTCAAAGTGGATCAAATATAAAATTAGTAATTGTTGATTCATTAATGGCTCATTTCAGAGCAGAATATGTAGGAAGAGAGTCATTAGCAACAAGACAACAAAAATTAAATCAACATTTGCACGCTCTTCAAAATATAGCTAATACTTACAATGTTGCTGTTTTCATTACTAATCAAGTTCAAGCAAGACCAGATGCTTTCTTTGGTAGCCCAACAAAAGCAATTGGAGGTCATGTTTTAGGTCATGCTTCTACTTATAGAATTTGGCTTAAAAAAGGTTTAGCTGGTAAAAGAATTGCTCGTTTAGTTGATTCTCCTCATTTACCAGAAGGCGAATGTGTATTTAAAATTACTAGTGATGGTATTGTTGATTAAGTTATTAATTTAACTTCTTTTTTATTTTAATTTTTTATTCTTTAATTTTTATTCATTTGATTTTTAATTGTTTAATATTTTCTTGTTTTTTCTTAATTGATTATCTTAATATTGACTTTGATTTATTTTTTATATTGACTTTGATTTAGATAATGCTTTAGTTTTATTAATGATGAAATAAAAAAATATTATTAATTAGAATAGAGTTTACCTGATAAAATTAAGAGATTACCGAATATATTTTTTATGAAAATTAAATTTCATAATTAAAAATGTTATAATCATATTTATTAAAATATTTTATAATCACATTTATTAAAGTGAAAACTATGTCTGAAGTAATGAGTACTATAATTGTTATTTTATTTTTGATTTTTTTGGGATATTTTCTTAAAAGAATTAATTTGCTTAATATTAAAGACATTGAAGTGTTGAATAAATTAGTTATTAATGTTGCAATGCCATGTCTTATTTTTTCTTCTTTATATTCTGCAAATTTATCTAATATTACAACCCTAGCTGTAATGCCCACAATTAGTATTACTGTAGGTGCAATTTCAGGGTTGATTGTTTATATTATCCTTAGAAAGAAAAATTTGCCTGAAAAAAAATTATGGGGGGCTATTGTACCTGTTGTTA from Methanobrevibacter arboriphilus JCM 13429 = DSM 1125 encodes:
- a CDS encoding glycosyltransferase family 2 protein; this encodes MEISVVIPNYNGNKFLKGCLDSLKEEKIHKLQIILVDNASVDNSIEIFKSYFEKNNENIEYHLIANNSNLGFSKAVNQGIELVVNRGSEYVCLLNNDVEIDSNFFNRLFNTINNDKKIFSVSSKMLQYDNPDLIDDAGDEYTLLGWTKKSGDGLDKSITRYSKPREIFSSCAGAALYRTSIFNEIGYFDENFFAYMEDVDIGYRARIFGYKNVYSPDAIVYHIGSGSSGSRYNEFKIPLAARNNIWVIYKNMPWPQILLNIGFLAIGFLIKYIFFIRKGYGDLYLKGLKEGIKNRNKIKKTEFKRNNLKNYFKIQWRLIINTFKLIYK
- a CDS encoding glycosyltransferase family 2 protein; the protein is MDLSIIIVNYKTYELTKNTINSVLETTESSYEIFIVDNNSQDGSYEKLKSYFSHFSNEASNGKINFINNPTNQGFAAANNIAIKKSKGDFILLLNSDTIVKDGSIDDCLKFIKSHNDVGAVGCKILLPNGDLDKSCKRSFPNPKNSFYKLFGFNKIKNSNSDDYNLDNLDDNGIYEVDSLVGAFMLVRKVAINEVGLLDEDYFMYGEDIDWCYRIKSAGWKIIYYGKSEIIHYKGASSKKQKSKLIFEFYRAMYLFYNKHYDKKYSFFTKLSVYLGIIFLLTIKLVFNVFKK
- a CDS encoding glycosyltransferase family 2 protein, which codes for MIRHVKQFNIYLGGIKINYRFSIILPAYNVENHIRDTLNSLVNQSFQDFEVILVNDGSTDSTQNIIDEYCNKYSNFKYIYQENQGVAVARNNALKLVTGEYIGFLDPDGDLFFEEALYNINETIKFHKSQNTIPDLIIGPQTSFDTWSRREYKNAKILSHLDNILPHDEKIIWTMLILNKMFRREKLIETGVKMPLLTHSSDAGFFFSYLYQCDKIVGCPHNFLLYKKRLFSDDSSLSQDSNLDSVNSYYKSYKIILNAFQEYCDKYKIELIKQGRENELTGFNRYMLNYIDTLRYKECTALFIKITYRFFWKSDDKTLKRVKEIIDELKEDMFPPTWEKCIKSNNDLDLNNLITSHKEMAKNPIISIVLGNLKVDSNKDSDINNFNINKISLNRIIHNIYNSHFPAFELIVPNEFKSILDDNVINKENIKFIESDYSHDFKNRAIELSKGKYMFFIEENILFSPNLFKKMFDKINGNDYNWVMDPMCSVIEDKFSNNDTYNINKFSKRELINSNTEYDCFLSDKLFNKEFLKNNDFKFSNDIRVDIKRLYEIGKYKKINENFILTNNEYLKAPFISLIIDNMDISNENFNKLLESIYTQNFNSFDVILNGKLKSKVNEEFLEKSNLSILETVEKFNFKKIAIERSKSKYGFFIDVPLYLGSNSLKNLFFNIEKKQNIKRSDKNGYAFTSSPFYYFNDNDGDKKLIKIFSSNLLAYTYKDLNYSSYKSKFMIFDLYLSNKLFNLDILKENNIHFENSYEDVLNLYKNFKFSKINQKSILTSLNQKNLFKSGFNNGKIPFLINFQYYIHKLIFIIIILRRNLKNIAN
- a CDS encoding polysaccharide pyruvyl transferase family protein, translating into MEKMLIRCGTSPLDNFNPSKMIVRNSIGNNIGNLVYQFSIFRALLKKDVSLVSDYYGVDRGYITSANSKKINKNYSAYICPMANSFRDNFIKKLNRFTELFKSLDIPIIIPGIGLSADLKSDGYENFSFDQDVINFVESITENGNIVGVRGNVTGNYLSNLGFTKKEFMVIGCPSMFTFGNHLKIKDFIIDENSKISLNSAPYGHLIEEIISKTMNDFSNYYFIPQTKSELKLCYLGKPSLKFKNHNYPTNMESDSYKNNRVKVPISVYTWIKFLKSVDLSFGARLHGNIMAAISGTPSIMIVKDARMKDVSEYHDLTRIYKEDLNELNSIQDIIDNVNFKSPLKNHEKLFKNYLKFWKKNNIKTVFDQDINVKRVYIDKFIEKIPYMPPVETISNLEKEEFNNRIKEYRSEKKIWKNKKYQIKKKNEFEQIKSMKIGKNKISKLINFYKKYNY